CGGCCGATGTCGACCAGCAACGACGGCGCCGCAAGCCGAAGCTTCATCAGAGGCAGCAACGAATGACCACCCGCTATGAGCTTGGCGTCCTCACCGCCGTCGGAGAGAAACTGCAATGCCTCCTGCAGGCTGGAAGCGCGGCAGTAGTCGAAAGCGGCCGGTATCACTGGCTTACCTCCTTCAGCGCCTGCCACACCCGTTGAGGGCTGGCCGGCATGGTTATGTCATGGACCCCGTAAGGGGCGAGCGCGTCGCAGATCGCGTTGATGACTGCCGGCGTCGAGCCGATCGTCCCGGCCTCTCCGACGCCTTTCACTCCCATCGGGTTGGTGGGGCTCGGCGTCACCGTGTGGTCGGTTTCGAAGCTCGGCACTTCCGCGGCAGACGGCACGAGGTAGTCGATCAGACTCGAGGAGACCAGGTTGCCTTCCTCGTCGTAGGAAGCTTCCTCCCACAGCGCCTGCGCGACCCCCTGGACGATTCCACCGTGGATCTGCCCTTCGACGATCATCGGGTTGATCTGGTTGCCGCAGTCGTCGACTGCGACGTAGCGCTCTAGTCGCACCGCGCCGGTTTCTGTGTCCACCTCGACCACTGCGACGTGGGTCCCGAAAGGGAAAGTGAAGTTCGGCGGGTCGTAATGGCTGGACGCCTCGAGGTTCGGCTCCATCCCGTCCGGCAGGTTGTGCGCCGTGAAAGCCTCGAAGGCCACCGCTGCGAGCGGCATCGCCCGGTCGGGTGAGCCCTTGACACTGAACTCCCCGCCAACGAATTCGATGTCGTCCTCCGCGGCTTCGAGTTGGTGGGCCGCGATCTTGCGGGCTTTGCCGATCACCCGATCGGTCGCAAGGAAGACCGCTGTACCGCCGACCGACAGAGAACGAGAACCGTAGGTATCGAGTCCGTAAGGCGAGGTCGCGGTGTCCCCGTGGATCACCTCAACGTCTTCGGGGGCGACTCCGAGCTTGTCGGCGACGATCATCGACCACGAAGTCACGTGTCCCTGGCCGTGGGGTGACGACCCGGTCACCACCTGAGCCTTGCCGGTCGGCAAGATGCGCACGGTTGCGGCCTCCCAGCCACCGGCGCCGAAGTTCAGCGACGCAAGCACCCGGCTCGGTGCCAGGCCGCACATCTCGCAGTATGACGAGAGGCCGATTCCGATCTGGCGGGTGTCCTTCGATTCCCGCCGGCGAGCTTGCTCAGCCCTCAGGTCGTCGTAGTGAGCGAGATGGAGGCACCGCTCGAGGGCTCCCGCGTAGTTCCCGCTGTCGTAGACGAGCCCGGCGACCGAGTTGTAGGGGAACTTGTCGGCCGCGATGAAGTTCCGCCTTCGGATCTCGGCCGGGTCGGCGCTCACTTTTGCCGCAAGCGCGTCGATCGCCCGCTCGATCGCGTAGGTGGCTTCCGGTCGTCCTGCCCCGCGGTACGCGTCGGTCGGGGTCTTGGTCGTGAAAACCCCGGTACACGAAAAAGAGTACGCACCGACGTCGTAGACCCCGCCGTACAGGAACGCTCCCAACAGCGGAATGCCGGGCGTTACCAGCTGCAGGTAGGCGCCCAAGTCCGCGAGCAGCTTGACGCGAACTGCGGTTATTTTCCCGGTCTTGTCGGCGGCCAGCTCTATGTGCTGGACCTGTCCACGACCCTGAATGGTGGCCTGCGAGTGTTCCGTCCGCTCCTCCACCCATCGCACCGGGTGGCGCATCTTTCGGGCGAGTGCGAGTGCAAGCGCCTCCTCGGCATAAACGTTCAGTTTGCATCCGAAGCCCCCGCCGACCGCGGGGGCCACCACGCGGAGGCTGGTCTCCGAGACGCCGACGGAAAGGGAAAGCATCACTTTGAGGATGTGCGGAATCTGGGTCGAGGAATAGACAGTGAAGTCCCCTCCGAACGGGTGCGGAACGACGACGACTCCGCGAGGTTCCATCGGAGAAGGGATCAGTCGTTGTTGCACATACCGTTCCGACACTGTGTGCGCCGCCTCTGAGAAGGCCCTGTCCACGGCGCCCGGATCGGGATCGAGCTCCCACGTGTAGCTGACATTGCTTCCGAGGTCGTCGTGGATCACGACCCGATCAGTCGACGCTTCCTCGAGATCGAGCACGGGTGGGAGCGGCTCGTAGTCGACGACGACCGCGTCCGCCGCGTCGTGAGCCTCATACTCGCTGTGCGCGACTACGACCGCCACGCCCTCGCCGGCGTACGACACCTTGCCGACCGCCAACGGAAGGTGGGCGGGCGTCTTCATGTCCTCGGTGACGGTCCACGCGCAAGGAAGCGGTCCGGCCCATTCGTCGCGCAGGTCCTCACCCGTGAAGACGGCCACGACTCCCGGCATCGAGAGTGCGGCTTTGACATCGATCGACCGGATCCGCGCGTGCGCGGCGGTGCTGCGCACCACGGCAACACTGAGCGCCCCGGGCACCGCAAGATCGGCCACGAAGCGCGCCTCGCCCGTCAGCAGCGCCGGGTCCTCCCGGCGGCGCATCCTGGTGCCTACTACCGCGGCCGGAGAATCAACGGCGGTCACGTGATCGCCCCCACCGTCGAGCCCTTCGCGGCAGCGAGGACCGCCTGCACGATGTTGTGGTAGCCGGTACAGCGGCAGAGGTTCCCCTCGAGCCCTTCCCTCACCTCCCGTTCGGTAGGGTCGGGATGCTCTTTCAACAGAGACACCGCGGCCATCACCATGCCCGGCGTGCAGTACCCACACTGGAGTGCGTGGTTCTCGCGGAAGGCCTCCTGCATCGGGTGCATCCGATCGCCGTCCGCCAAGCCCTCGATGGTCGTGATGTCCATGCCGTCGGCCTGGGCGGCCAGCATGGTGCACGACTTGACCGACTCCCCGTTCAACAGAAGGGTGCACGCGCCGCACGAAGAGGTGTCGCATCCGATGTTCGTCCCCGTCAACCCGACGACGTCGCGGATGTAGTGGACCAGCAAAGTGCGAGGCTCGACGTCGTGCTCGCGCACCTCGCCGTTCACGGTCATTGAAATCTTCATAGCTTCCCCCTTGTCTCTCTCAAAGATCAGGTTCTCGCCTGCTGCAACGCCGTCCATATCCTGTCGGGCGCCACCGGCATGTCGATATGCCGGACACCGAGATGCGAGATCGCGTCCACCACGGCGCTCTGTATCGCCGGAGTCGAACCGATCGTCCCCGACTCCCCGATCCCCTTCGCGCCCAACGCGTTGACCGGAGTCGGCGTCTCCATAGGAACGAGCTCGAAGCTTGGAAGTTCCGCAGCCGAGATCATCGCGTAGTCGGCCAGGTTCGCGGTGACCGGGTTGCCGTCGTCGTCGTAGCGCACTTCCTCCATCAGCGCCTGCGCGGCGCCCTGCGCGATGCCGCCGTGGCGCTGTCCTTCGGCAAGGAGCGGGTTGATGATGGTGCCGGCGTCGTCCACCGCGACGTGACGGTCAAGGCGCGCCCGGCCGGTCTCGACGTCGACCTCGACCACTGCGACGTGCGCACCGAAGGGAAACGTCGGCGACGCAGGAGCCGACCGGTGCTCCACCCGGATCCCTGACTCGCCACCGGACTCTTTCGCCACCTCTGCCCACGTCTTCGACACTGCCGGCGTTCCCGCGACGTGGAAGCGTCCGTCCACCCGGTCGAGAGTGACGTCGTCCGGGTTGGCCTCGAGCATCGTCGCCGCGACCTTGCGCGCCTCGTCCACCAACTGGATCGAGGCTTCGTGCACGGCCAGGCCCCCGGACTGCAGGGAGCGCGACCCGAAAGTACCGATGCCGGAAGCGACGAGATCGGTGTCGTTGGCGATGACCTCGATGTCTTCCATCGGGATCCCGAGCTGCTCGGAGGCGAGCATCGACCAGGCCGTCACGTGCCCCTGCCCGTGCGGCGAGCTACCGGTGAACACGCGGGCCTTACCGCTGGGCAGGACCTCGACAACGGCCAGCTCGCCGGTGTCGCCGGCGCCGTTGGTGATCTCCACATACGTGGACACCCCGATCCCGAGTTGGAGCGGGCCACCTGCGCTGCGCCGTCGCTTCTGCTCCTCGCGCAGCTTCTCGTAGCCCGATGCCTCGAGAGCCAGATCCAAAGCCCTGGCGTAGTCGCCGCTGTCGTACACGAAGCCCGTGGCCGTGCTGTAGGGGAAAGCATCAGTTGCGACAAGGTTCTTGCGCCGTACCTCGGCCGGGTCGGCTCCGATCTCGGCGGCGAAGAGATCCATAGCCCGCTCGATAGCGGCGGTCGCCTCTGGACGTCCGGCACCCCGGTAGGCGCCGATCGGGGTGGTGTTGGTCGCAACCGCAACCGCAGACGCGGAAATCTTGGGGATCGAGTAGGTGCCCGGCGCCATCATCCGGGTGAGGAAAGGCAGGAACGCGCCGATCGCGGGGTACGCGCCGGCGTCTTGGACTACCTCGAGTCTGTAGGCGAGGACGTTTCCGTCGCGCGTGCCACCGATCGCGATGTCCTGTACCTGCGCGCGGCCGTGACCAAGGGCCAGCATGCTCTCCGAGCGGGTCTCCGTCCAGCGGGCCGGCCTGTTTGTTTCGCGAGCTGCCCAGGCGACGGCGACATCCTCCGGGTAGATCATCTTGGCCCCGAAACCTCCGCCCACGTCGGGGGCGATGACCCTCACGTTGGATGCGTCGAGTCCGAACGCCCCGACTAAGCCGTCCTTCGCTCCATGAGGTGCCTGGGTCGAAAGCCACAAGGTCAGCTTCCCGCCGGACCAGTCCGCCGCAGTGGATCGAACCTCGAGCGGGCAGGGAGCGACCCGCTGGTTGAGCATCCGCTGGCGAACGACTACCTCGCAGCCGTCGAAGAACCCCTCGGGCAGAGGCTCGCGGAAATCGGTCGCGACGTTCGAACCGTGCTCCGGGAACAGGTGCACTTCGCTCTCGAGCGCGCGAATCGGATCAATTACGGCAGGCAGCGGGTCGTAGTCCACGAGCACCGCCTCGGCTGCGTCCTCGCCCTGGTAGCGCTCCTCGGTCAACACCATCGCGACCGGTTCGCCGACGAAACGGACGACGTCCTTGGCGAGCGGGGTTCTGGCCATCACTTCAGGAATGCCCGGCAGACCGGCTGGGAGCGGGCCGATCGGTATGTCGTCAGCGGTGTAAACCGCAACGACTCCGGGACGCGCCTTCACCTCGCTGCTGTCGATGGAGACGATCCGTGCGTGCGCCTCAGGGGACCTGACGAAGGTGACCCACAGCGCGCCGTCCAGGGGAAGGTCGTCTCCGTAGACGCCGCCGGTGGTGAGGAACTTGGGGTCCTCGCGGCGGAGGACCCGATTACCGAGAATGCTCACGCCAGCGAAGCTAGCTCAGCTAACCCTTGCCGTGATTCGACGACTCTCCCGAAGTCGGCGGAACGGTGGTGGTCGCCGCCGGCGGGAGGATCCCGTAAGCCTTCTCGCCGGGCATCACGAGCCCGTACTGCTGGCGTGCGACCTGCTCGATATACGCGGTGCTGCGCAGTTGGGCGACCCGATTGGCGAGGACGGAGTTCTCGCGCGCGAGAACGCTCTCGCGGCGCTGCGCAGTGGACATCGCCCGGCTCTGCTCGAGCCAGGTTCTCGCCGGCCACAGGAACAGGAACATGATCCCGCCGACCACGACTGCAACTAGCAGCGCCCTGACCGCGTTCCTCACAGGGGAGCCAGCGCCTTCCTACCTGGATACCGCGCGGAGTCACCCAGACCGCCCTCGATCCGAAGCAGCTGGTTGTACTTGGCGACCCGGTCAGAACGAGCCGGAGCTCCGGTCTTGATCTGCCCGCAGTTGGTCGCGACCGCGAGGTCGGCGATGGTCGTGTCCTCGGTCTCGCCAGACCGATGGGACATGACCGAAGCGTACGATCCGCGCGAGGCGGTCGACATCGTATCCAGCGTCTCCGAAAGCGTTCCGATCTGGTTGACCTTCACGAGGATCGCGTTGCCCACACCGGCCTCGATGCCGCGGCTCAACCGTTCCTCGTTTGTGACGAAGATGTCGTCGCCCACGAGCTGGGTCGTCGATCCGAGCAATCGGGTCAGTTCGGCCCAGCCGTCCCAGTCGTCCTCGGCCATGCCGTCCTCGATCGAGACGATCGGGTACCGAGCGGACAGATCGGCCAAGTAAGACGCGAACTCGCCCGCTGCCAGCGCGCGTCCCTCACCGGCGAGCTGGTATGCGCCGTCCTTGTAGAACTCGCTGGCCGCAGCGTCGACCGCCAAGCAGACATCGTCCCCGGGTGACCGTCCCGCCCTGTCGATGGCCTCGACCAGCACTTTCAGGGCCTCTTCGTTCGAGGGGAGGTTCGGAGCGAAGCCACCTTCGTCGCCTATCGCCGTCGAAAGACCACGCTCGTGAAGGACTCCCTTGAGGCGGTGGTAGATCTCCGTGCTCCACCGAAGCGCTTCGCTGAACGAGGCGGCGCCGGTTGGGACGATCATGA
This portion of the Acidimicrobiales bacterium genome encodes:
- a CDS encoding septum formation initiator family protein, with product MRNAVRALLVAVVVGGIMFLFLWPARTWLEQSRAMSTAQRRESVLARENSVLANRVAQLRSTAYIEQVARQQYGLVMPGEKAYGILPPAATTTVPPTSGESSNHGKG
- a CDS encoding xanthine dehydrogenase family protein molybdopterin-binding subunit, which translates into the protein MSILGNRVLRREDPKFLTTGGVYGDDLPLDGALWVTFVRSPEAHARIVSIDSSEVKARPGVVAVYTADDIPIGPLPAGLPGIPEVMARTPLAKDVVRFVGEPVAMVLTEERYQGEDAAEAVLVDYDPLPAVIDPIRALESEVHLFPEHGSNVATDFREPLPEGFFDGCEVVVRQRMLNQRVAPCPLEVRSTAADWSGGKLTLWLSTQAPHGAKDGLVGAFGLDASNVRVIAPDVGGGFGAKMIYPEDVAVAWAARETNRPARWTETRSESMLALGHGRAQVQDIAIGGTRDGNVLAYRLEVVQDAGAYPAIGAFLPFLTRMMAPGTYSIPKISASAVAVATNTTPIGAYRGAGRPEATAAIERAMDLFAAEIGADPAEVRRKNLVATDAFPYSTATGFVYDSGDYARALDLALEASGYEKLREEQKRRRSAGGPLQLGIGVSTYVEITNGAGDTGELAVVEVLPSGKARVFTGSSPHGQGHVTAWSMLASEQLGIPMEDIEVIANDTDLVASGIGTFGSRSLQSGGLAVHEASIQLVDEARKVAATMLEANPDDVTLDRVDGRFHVAGTPAVSKTWAEVAKESGGESGIRVEHRSAPASPTFPFGAHVAVVEVDVETGRARLDRHVAVDDAGTIINPLLAEGQRHGGIAQGAAQALMEEVRYDDDGNPVTANLADYAMISAAELPSFELVPMETPTPVNALGAKGIGESGTIGSTPAIQSAVVDAISHLGVRHIDMPVAPDRIWTALQQART
- the eno gene encoding phosphopyruvate hydratase, encoding MSEIDQLIGREILDSRGNPTVEVEVLLESGATGRAAVPSGASTGTHEAVELRDGGDRYLGKGVGRAVANVNGEIADAVIGLEALDQRGLDSALIDLDDTPNKSRLGANAILGVSLAVAHAAAEEVGLPLYRYVGGAGAHVLPVPMMNVINGGAHADNNVDLQEFMIVPTGAASFSEALRWSTEIYHRLKGVLHERGLSTAIGDEGGFAPNLPSNEEALKVLVEAIDRAGRSPGDDVCLAVDAAASEFYKDGAYQLAGEGRALAAGEFASYLADLSARYPIVSIEDGMAEDDWDGWAELTRLLGSTTQLVGDDIFVTNEERLSRGIEAGVGNAILVKVNQIGTLSETLDTMSTASRGSYASVMSHRSGETEDTTIADLAVATNCGQIKTGAPARSDRVAKYNQLLRIEGGLGDSARYPGRKALAPL
- a CDS encoding molybdopterin cofactor-binding domain-containing protein, which translates into the protein MTAVDSPAAVVGTRMRRREDPALLTGEARFVADLAVPGALSVAVVRSTAAHARIRSIDVKAALSMPGVVAVFTGEDLRDEWAGPLPCAWTVTEDMKTPAHLPLAVGKVSYAGEGVAVVVAHSEYEAHDAADAVVVDYEPLPPVLDLEEASTDRVVIHDDLGSNVSYTWELDPDPGAVDRAFSEAAHTVSERYVQQRLIPSPMEPRGVVVVPHPFGGDFTVYSSTQIPHILKVMLSLSVGVSETSLRVVAPAVGGGFGCKLNVYAEEALALALARKMRHPVRWVEERTEHSQATIQGRGQVQHIELAADKTGKITAVRVKLLADLGAYLQLVTPGIPLLGAFLYGGVYDVGAYSFSCTGVFTTKTPTDAYRGAGRPEATYAIERAIDALAAKVSADPAEIRRRNFIAADKFPYNSVAGLVYDSGNYAGALERCLHLAHYDDLRAEQARRRESKDTRQIGIGLSSYCEMCGLAPSRVLASLNFGAGGWEAATVRILPTGKAQVVTGSSPHGQGHVTSWSMIVADKLGVAPEDVEVIHGDTATSPYGLDTYGSRSLSVGGTAVFLATDRVIGKARKIAAHQLEAAEDDIEFVGGEFSVKGSPDRAMPLAAVAFEAFTAHNLPDGMEPNLEASSHYDPPNFTFPFGTHVAVVEVDTETGAVRLERYVAVDDCGNQINPMIVEGQIHGGIVQGVAQALWEEASYDEEGNLVSSSLIDYLVPSAAEVPSFETDHTVTPSPTNPMGVKGVGEAGTIGSTPAVINAICDALAPYGVHDITMPASPQRVWQALKEVSQ
- a CDS encoding (2Fe-2S)-binding protein, which encodes MKISMTVNGEVREHDVEPRTLLVHYIRDVVGLTGTNIGCDTSSCGACTLLLNGESVKSCTMLAAQADGMDITTIEGLADGDRMHPMQEAFRENHALQCGYCTPGMVMAAVSLLKEHPDPTEREVREGLEGNLCRCTGYHNIVQAVLAAAKGSTVGAIT